In one Silene latifolia isolate original U9 population chromosome 10, ASM4854445v1, whole genome shotgun sequence genomic region, the following are encoded:
- the LOC141608109 gene encoding uncharacterized protein LOC141608109 has product MICEPIFKKLKVREHEMWDDECQAAFDRIKEVMSAPPVLSPPIAGLPLSLYLTVTDTAMGAILAQTVEKEERVIYYISKKFLEYEAKYTTLEKTCLALVWATKKLRHYMLCYSVSIYSRMDLIKYLFEKPVLNGRMSRWTLMLAELDLKYVPLKAVKGRVVADFLADNPIEEDSLTDMWSFPDENVVHVEDEVWDLYFDGASSSMGYGVGILLISPKGEHVPVSIKLDFLATNNAVEHEACPRAKIEELEKYFEEIHYVHLPREENQFASILSDLAALVNIPDHKDSMPLCVERRSTPSYINEINGTEENEIEPWYTSILKFKDTREYPHNLDARGKRALRMLST; this is encoded by the exons ATGATATGTGAACCGATCTTTAAGAAATTGAAAGTCAGAGAACACGAGATGTGGGATGACGAATGTCAAGCCGCATTCGACAGGATCAAAGAAGTTATGTCTGCTCCACCTGTGCTTAGTCCACCCATAGCCGGATTGCCACTATCCTTGTATCTAACAGTAACAGATACCGCGATGGGAGCAATATTGGCCCAAACTGTGGAAAAAGAAGAAAGGGTAATTTACTACATCAGTAAAAAGTTCTTAGAATATGAAGCTAAGTACACCACGTTAGAAAAAACATGCCTAGCCCTTgtctgggcaacaaagaagctgagACACTATATGCTGTGTTATAGTGTCAGTATATACTCCAGAATGGATCTAATCAAATACCTGTTTGAAAAACCAGTATTAAATGGCAGAATGTCGAGATGGACTCTCATGTTAGCTGAATTGGATCTTAAGTACGTACCCTTGAAAGCAGTGAAAGGAAGGGTTGTCGCCGACTTCCTCGCGGACAATCCAATAGAGGAAGACAGTCTTACGGACATGTGGTCTTTCCCAGATGAAAACGTGGTTCATGTCGAAGACGAAGTATGGGAtctttatttcgatggagcatcgagtAGCATGGGATATGGGGTCGGAATCCTCCTCATTTCACCAAAGGGAGAACATGTACCTGTATCCATCAAGTTAGATTTCCTCGCCACCAACAATGCTGTTGAGCACGAAGCATGCCCTCGG GCTAAGATAGAGGAATTGGAAAAGTATTTCGAGGAAATACACTATGTCCATTTACccagagaagagaatcaattcgcCAGCATTCTGTCTGACTTGGCAGCCTTGGTTAACATCCCAGATCATAAAGACAGCATGCCactatgtgtcgaacgaagatcgacACCATCATACATAAATGAGATTAATGGCACTGAGGAAAATGAGATCGAACCTTGGTACACATCAATATTGAAATTCAAAGACACACGAGAATACCCTCACAACCTCGATGCTCGAGGAAAGCGAGCATTACGGATGCTCTCGACCTAG